Part of the Streptomyces sp. NBC_01460 genome, TGACGAGGAGTTCGTCACCGTCGTCGGCCCGTCCGGCTGCGGGAAGAGCACCCTGCTCAATCTGGCGGCGGGGCTCACCCTGCCGACCTCGGGCGAGGTCCTCGTCGACGGCCGGCCGGTCACGGGCCCGGGGCCCGACCGGGGGGTGATCTTCCAGCAGTACGCGCTGTTCCCCTGGCTGACCGTGCGCGGAAACGTCGAGTTCGGACTGAAGCTGGCCTCCGTGGCGGCCGCCGAGCGGAGGCTGCGGGCGGAGCGCGCCATCGAGCTGGTCGGCCTCGGCGACTTCGCCGACGCGCTGCCGAGGACGCTGTCCGGCGGGATGAAGCAGCGCTGCGCCATCGCCCGGGCCTACGCCGTCGATCCGCAGGTACTGCTGATGGACGAGCCCTTCGGCGCTCTGGACGCGCTGACCCGGGTCCAGATGCAGGACCAGCTCCTGGAGACGTGGAGCCGGGACCGGCGCACGGTCATGTTCATCACGCACGACGTGGACGAGGCCGTGTACCTCGCCCGGCGTGTCGTGGTCATGGCCGCCAAGCCGGGCCGGATCCACTCGGTCGTCCCCGTGGACCTGCCCTACCCGCGTACCGAGGCCATGCGCCTCTCCCCCGCGTTCGCCCGGATCCGCAATGCCGTGTGGACCGCCGTCTACCACCAGACCCCGGCCGCTCCGGCCGCCTGAAGCCCCCACCCGATCACCCGCTCCCCCGAACTCCCCTAAGGAACCTGCGTCATGCGTCTACCTCAGCGTGCCCTGACGGCGGTCGTCGCCGTGTCCGCCCTGGCACTCTCCGTCACCGGCTGCTCGGGCGACTCGTCGGCGGACGGCGGCTCCACCGTCCGTTTCGGCTACATCAGCGACTACAACGGAGCCAGTCTCCTGGCCATCGCGGACAAGCAGGGGCTGTGGAAGGAACAGGGGCTGAGCCCCGAGTACAAGACGTTCACCAACGGCCCCCTGCAGATCCAGGCGCTCGGCTCGGGCAACCTCGACTTCGGCTACATCGGTCCCGGAGCCATGTGGCTGCCCGCCTCCGGCAAGGCGAAGGTCGTCGCCATCAACACGCTCGCACGGGCCGACCGCGTCATAGCCCAGCCCGGGATCACCTCCATCGAGGGACTCAAGGGCAAGAAGGTCGGCGTGCCCGAGGGCACCTCCGGTGCGATGGCGCTCAACCTCGCGCTGCAGAAGGCCGGGATGACGGAGAAGGACATCGAGAAGGTGCCGATGGATCCCTCCACCGTCGTCTCGGCGTTCGTCTCCGGGCAGATCGACGGAGCGGGCCTCTGGTACCCGCTGATCGACACCATCAAGGCGAAGAGGCCCGGCCTCAACGAGGTGGCCAGCACGGCGGACTTCACGGACCGCGCGTTCCCCACCGCCTTCGTCGCGCCCGCCGGGAGCGACGCCGCGCTGAACGCCAAGGTCGTCAAGGTCCTCCAGAAGGCCAACGACTGGCGGGCCGCCCATCCCGACGAGTCCATCGACGCGGCCGCCTCGCTGCTCAAGGTCGACCGCGCCAAGGTGGCGGCCGACGCGGCCAACGTGGAGACGCTGTCGACGGCCGACCTGGTCGCCAGGACCGAGGACGGCACCGTGGACGGCTGGCTGGACGGCCTCGGAAAGTTCTTCGTGGACACGGGTCAGCTCAAGAAGGCCCCCGCGGCGGACACGTACTACGAGGGCGACCTCTACGCGAAGGCGTACAAGAAGTGAACCTGTTGTTCCTGATGACCGATCAGCACCGGGTGGACACCCTCGGCTGTTACGGCAACCCGCACGTCGCCACACCCCACCTGGACCGGCTGGCGGCCACCGGCACGCGCTTCGACCGCTTCTACACACCCACGGCGATCTGCACGCCCGCGCGGGCGAGCCTGCTGACGGGACAGGCGCCGTTCCGGCACCGGCTGCTCGCCAACTACGAGCGCAACGTGGGCTATCTGGAGGACCTGCGCGAGGACGCGTTCACCTTCCCGGCGTCGCTGGCCGAACGCGACTACCGGCTCGGCCTGATCGGCAAGTGGCACGGCGGCACCCACCGCAACGCGGCCTCGTACGGCTTCGAGGGCCCCGATCTGCCCGGCTGGCACAACCCGGTCGACCACCCGGACTACCTGGCGTACCTGAAGGAGAACGGGCACCCGCCGTACCGCATCTCGGAGCCGATCCGGGGGACGGCACCCGGCGGGAACCCGGGGAACCTGCTGGCCGCCCGGCTGCACCAGCCGGTGGAGGCGACGTTCGAGCACTACCTCGCCACCCGCGCCATCGAGCACCTAGAGCGGTACGCCGCCGGCGACGAGCCGTTCTTCCTGGCCACGCACTTCTTCGGCCCGCATCTGCCCTATCTGCTGCCGGACGCCTACTTCGACCTCTACGACCCGGACCTCGTCGAGCTGCCCCCGTCCGTCGCCGAGACCTTCGAGGGCAAACCGCCCGTGCAGCGCAACTACAGCGCGCACTGGGCCTTCGACACCATCCCGATCGAGACGACCCGCAAGCTGATCGCCGTCTACTGGGGGTACGTCACCCTGATCGACGAGCAGATCGGACGCATCCTCACACGCCTCGACGAACTGGGGCTCGGCGAGGACACGTCGGTCTTCTTCACCGCGGACCACGGGGAGTTCACCGGTGCCCACCGGCTCCACGACAAGGGCCCGGCGATGTACGAGGACATCTACCGCATCCCCGGGATCATCCGGATCCCCGGGGCCGCCCCGCAGGTCAGGGACGAGCTGGTCAGCCTCACCGACTGCACCGCCACCCTGCTCGAACTGGCGGGCTGCGACCCGTCCCCGGCGGTCGACAGCCGCAGCCTGGTCCCGCTGGTGAGGGGCGAGCGGCCGGAGTGGCCGGGCGATCTGGTGGCGGAGTTCCACGGCCACCACTTCCCCTACCCGCAGCGGATGATCCGCGACGACCGCTACAAGCTCGTCGTCAACCCGGAGTCGGTCAACGAGCTGTACGACCTGGTGGCGGACCCGCACGAGCTCAGCAACCGGTACACGCACCCCGAGTTCGGGGAGGTGCGGGCCCGGCTGATGCGGCGGCTCTACGAGCTGCTGCGGGACCGGGGCGACAACTTCTACCACTGGATGACGTCGATGTACGACATCGGCACCTCCGATTACGACCCGAGCCTCAGCGCCTTCGAGACCGATGACACGACCTGGACCGCGGCAGCGGATCCGGGCGGGACCCTCACGGAGACCCCATGAGACGCACGCGAAGGACCCACTCCCGCTTCCTGCCGCGGTGGGCGGCCGGGGCGGCTGCCCTGGTCTGGATCCTCACCCTCGCCTCCGCCCCCTCGCACGGGGCCCCGAGCGGCCCGGCCGCCGGGAGCACGCGGAGCCGTCCGGCCGCCGCGACGACGTACACCAACCCGGTGTCCAAGGGTGCCGTGGACACGTTCCCCGACCCCGCGGTGATCCGCGGCAAGGACGGCCTCTGGTACGCCTACGGCACCCAGAACCCGGTCATGCAGAGCAAGGGCGAGGACGGCGAGCGCATGCTGCCGATCCTGCGCTCGGCGGACATGGTGACCTGGGAGTACGCGGGCGAGGTCTTCACCCCGGCGAACAAGCCCGCCTGGCACCAGGGTTCGCGCCTGTGGGCACCCGATGTGCGGTACGCGGCCGGCCTGTACCACCTCTACTACTCCGTGCCGGGGCGCAACACGGTCGGCCTGGTCACGTCCGCCACCCCCACGGGGCCGTGGACCGACCGGGGCGCCGTGCTGCCCTCGCCGAGCGGCTGCCCTGCGGGCAACATCGACCAGGCGCAGTTCACGGACACGGACGGCACGCCCTACCTGTACTGGGGCAGCTACGACACGATCTGCGTGGCGAGGATGAACGCCGACCTGACGCGGACCGAGGGAGAGGTCACGCAGGTGGCCCGGGGCCGCCGGGTCGAGGGCGGCTTCGTCGTGCGGCGTGACGACTTCTACTACCTGTTCTACTCCGACGCGGGCTGCTGCGACGGCGCGTACAGCGGTTACCAGGTGAAGGTGGGCCGTTCCACCAGCCCGACCGGTCCGTTCACCGACGACGAGGGCACCGATCTCATGGCCCTCACCAGCAAGGCGGGTGTGGTCGCCGGGGCCAACGGCAACCGGTGGATCGGCCCAGGCCACAACTCCCTGCAGACCGACCTGGCGGGCCAGGACTGGCTGGTCTACCACGGCATCCCCACCGAGTCCCCGGACCTCGCCCCGGCCTCGAACGGCACCCTGAAGCTGACCCGGCGCCCGATGCTCGTCGACCGGCTCGACTGGATCGACGGCTGGCCCGTCGTACGGGCGGGCGCGGGCCCCTCGGACGGGCCGACGGCCGCACCGGTGACCTCGCCCGTCGCCGGAGGGACGTTCAACGACACCGGGCTGAAGGGCTGGCGGACCGAGGGCGCCTCCGGCTGGTCCGCCGCGACCGACCCCGACGCCCGCGGCTACGCGACGCACACCCCGGCCGGCTCCGGTTCCGGCACGAGCACCTCGTACCTCCTGGCCGGGGGACGCGCGCCCGCGGCCCTGCGTGCGGAGGCCGACCTGAGGGTGACGTCGGCCGACGGCGCGGCGGGGCTCACCGTCGCCCACCGGGACCCCGGCAACCGGATCGTTGCCTGGCTCGACCGCACGCGCGGCGCCCTCGTCACCGACGTACGGGTGGGCGGCAGGAGCCGAGGGGAGCAGGTCACGGCGCTGCCGTCCGGATTCTCCTGGGACACCTGGAACAACGTGTCCGTCGAGCTGCGCGGCACCCGGCTGACGGCCGAGGTGTCCGGCGACCGGCTGCGGGACCCGGTGGCCGTGCAGTCCCGTGATCTGCCGGCCGCAGCCGTGCGCGAGGGCGCGGTGGGGGCCGTAGCGCGGGGTGCGGGCGCCGCGGCGGACAACGTGGGTGCCGCCGCCCTGTACCGGCCGGTGACCGAGCGGGTCGCCACCGCCGGGCCGGGGCCTCTCCTGCCCGGTCACAGCGACGAGTTCGACGGTGCCTCGGTCCCGGGCACGGACGCCGGCTCCCCCTGGCAGTGGGTGCGCGGACCGGCGGCGGGCGTCGAGGTCTCCGGTGGGGCGCTCTCCTGGCCGACCCAGGACGCCGAGCTGTATCTCGGCGACAACACGGCCTCCGTGCTGCTCCGGGACGCGCCGAAGGGTGATTACACGGTCGAGACGAAGCTCCGTTTCGCTCCCGACCGGGCCGCCCAGCAGGCCGGTCTGGTGCTGTTCGAGAACGACGACCGCTGGTTCAAGCTCGTCCATTCCGTCCTTCCGCTCACCAACGGCAACGGTGCGGTGCTCGATGTCAGCGAGTTCGGCAAGGAGGGCGAGCGCCCCACGACCACCCCGCCGACCGCCGTGGCCAACGCACCGATGTTCGGGGGCCCCACGGCCGACACGATGTGGCTGCGGATGGCCTACCACCGCGACACCGCGCACGGGGAGCACGAGGTACGCGCGTCCACCAGCCGTGACGGTGTCCACTGGTCGGCCGGCGGTGTCTGGACGCTCCCGGTCCGGGGCGAGCTGAGGATCGGCCTCGTCTCCCACAACCGCTCGGGCACCACGGCGGAGTTCGACTACGTACGGACGTACGCGGCACCGTGAACCGCCGCCATTTCCTGAATCCACGAACCGTCACATCTCACACTGCGTCACCCTTGGGAGGGCGCAGAGGGGGTGATCAAGAGGACGCAGTCATCAGTTCTTGTCACCAACAGGCGCTGGTACATCTGTTGTTGCACATCTCTTGACGTGTTCGTAACAAGGGTGGAGTATCACGCACAGCCAGAGAGCGCTCTCTGGCTGTGCGCGTCGTGTACCCGCCCCACGACTCAGGAGAATCCCCGATGTACGCACCCCCGAACCTCCACAGACCCCTCCTCGCCCTGACGGGAAGACGCAGCGGCGTGCTGGCCGTCATCGCCGGACTGGTCCTGTCGCTCCTCGCGTTCGTCCCCCAGACCTCCGCGAGCGCCGCGCCCACCCTGCTCTCCCAGGGGAAGACGGTCACGGCCTCCAGCCAGGAGAACGGCGGCACCCCCGCCACCGCCGCGGTGGACGGCAACACCGGCACCCGCTGGGCCAGCGCCTTCTCCGACCCTCAGTGGATCAAGGTCGACCTGGGTGCGGCCGCCTCGGTGAGCCAGATCGTGCTGCGCTGGGAGGCGGCCTACTCCACCGGCTACCGGATCGAGTTCTCCTCCGACAACAGCAGCTGGAGCACCGCCTACTCCACCACCACCGGCCCCGGCGGTACGGAGACCCTCAACGTCTCCGGCACCGCGCGCTACGTCCGGCTGACCGGCACCGCCCGCGCCACCGGATACGGCCACTCCCTCTGGGAGTTCCAGGTGTTCGGCACCACCGGCGGGGGCGACCCGCAGATCCCCGGCGGCGGTGACCTCGGCCCCAACGTCCTGGTCTTCGACCCCTCGACCCCGAACATCCAGGCCAAGGTCGACACGATCTTCAAGCAGCAGGAGTCCGCGCAGTTCGGCACGGGCCGCTACGCCCTGATGTTCAAGCCGGGCACGTACAACAACATCAACGCGCAGATCGGCTTCTACACCCAGATCGCCGGCCTCGGCCTCAAGCCCGACGACACCACGTTCAACGGTGACGTCACCGTCGACGCGGGCTGGTTCAACGGCAACGCCACCCAGAACTTCTGGCGCTCGGCCGAGAACCTCGCCCTCAACCCCGTCAGCGGCACCAACCGCTGGGCCGTCTCCCAGGCCGCCCCCTTCCGCCGCATGCACGTCAAGGGCGGCCTCAACCTCGCGCCCAACGGCTACGGCTGGGCCAGCGGCGGTTACATCGCGGACAGCAAGATCGACGGCCAGGTCGGCCCCTACTCCCAGCAGCAGTGGTACACCCGCGACAGCTCGATCGGCAGCTGGGGCAACGGCGTCTGGAACATGACGTTCTCCGGCGTCGAGGGCGCCCCCGCCCAGAGCTTCCCCGAGCCCCCGTACACCACCCTGAACAACACCCCGGTCTCCCGCGAGAAGCCCTTCCTCTACCTCGACGGCAGCGCCTACAAGGTGTTCGTCCCCGCCAAGCGCACCAACGCGCGTGGCGTCTCGTGGAACGGCACCCCGCAAGGTGAGTCCATCCCGCTGAGCCAGTTCTACGTGGTCAAGCCGGGCGCGACCGCGCAGACGATCAACGCGGCCGTCCGCCAGGGCCTGCACCTGCTGTTCACCCCGGGCATCTACCACGTCAACGAGCCCATCGAGATCAACCGCGCGAACACCGTCGCCCTCGGGCTCGGCCTCGCCACGATCATCCCGGACAACGGGGTGACCGCGATCAAGGTCGGCGACGTCGACGGCGTCAAGCTCGCCGGACTCCTGGTCGACGCCGGTACGCAGAACTCCTCGGTCCTCGTCCAGGTCGGGCCGGAGGGCGCGGCCGCCGACCACTCGGCGAACCCGACCAGCCTCCAGGACGTCTTCGTCCGGGTCGGCGGCGCGGGCGCCGGCAAGGCGACCACCGGCATGGTGGTGAACAGCGACGACACGATCATCGACCACACCTGGCTGTGGCGGGCCGACCACGGTGACGGGGTCGGGTGGGAGACCAACCGCTCCGACTACGGACTCCGGGTGAACGGTGACGACGTGCTGGCCACCGGCCTGTTCGTCGAGCACTTCAACAAGTACGACGTCCAGTGGTACGGCGAGAACGGGAAGACGATCTTCTTCCAGAACGAGAAGGCGTACGACGCCCCCAACCAGGCGGCCATCCAGAACGGTGACATCAAGGGGTACGCCGCCTACAAGGTCGGCGACTCCGTCACCACCCACGAGGGCTGGGGCATGGGCAGCTACTGCTACTTCAACGTCGACCCGACCATCCGCCAGCAGCACGGCTTCCAGGCGCCGGTGAAGCCCGGTGTGAAGTTCCACGA contains:
- a CDS encoding ABC transporter ATP-binding protein, which codes for MNAKISFRKVSRTFPLKKTTFTALDEVSLDIGDEEFVTVVGPSGCGKSTLLNLAAGLTLPTSGEVLVDGRPVTGPGPDRGVIFQQYALFPWLTVRGNVEFGLKLASVAAAERRLRAERAIELVGLGDFADALPRTLSGGMKQRCAIARAYAVDPQVLLMDEPFGALDALTRVQMQDQLLETWSRDRRTVMFITHDVDEAVYLARRVVVMAAKPGRIHSVVPVDLPYPRTEAMRLSPAFARIRNAVWTAVYHQTPAAPAA
- a CDS encoding aliphatic sulfonate ABC transporter substrate-binding protein, giving the protein MRLPQRALTAVVAVSALALSVTGCSGDSSADGGSTVRFGYISDYNGASLLAIADKQGLWKEQGLSPEYKTFTNGPLQIQALGSGNLDFGYIGPGAMWLPASGKAKVVAINTLARADRVIAQPGITSIEGLKGKKVGVPEGTSGAMALNLALQKAGMTEKDIEKVPMDPSTVVSAFVSGQIDGAGLWYPLIDTIKAKRPGLNEVASTADFTDRAFPTAFVAPAGSDAALNAKVVKVLQKANDWRAAHPDESIDAAASLLKVDRAKVAADAANVETLSTADLVARTEDGTVDGWLDGLGKFFVDTGQLKKAPAADTYYEGDLYAKAYKK
- a CDS encoding sulfatase-like hydrolase/transferase, yielding MNLLFLMTDQHRVDTLGCYGNPHVATPHLDRLAATGTRFDRFYTPTAICTPARASLLTGQAPFRHRLLANYERNVGYLEDLREDAFTFPASLAERDYRLGLIGKWHGGTHRNAASYGFEGPDLPGWHNPVDHPDYLAYLKENGHPPYRISEPIRGTAPGGNPGNLLAARLHQPVEATFEHYLATRAIEHLERYAAGDEPFFLATHFFGPHLPYLLPDAYFDLYDPDLVELPPSVAETFEGKPPVQRNYSAHWAFDTIPIETTRKLIAVYWGYVTLIDEQIGRILTRLDELGLGEDTSVFFTADHGEFTGAHRLHDKGPAMYEDIYRIPGIIRIPGAAPQVRDELVSLTDCTATLLELAGCDPSPAVDSRSLVPLVRGERPEWPGDLVAEFHGHHFPYPQRMIRDDRYKLVVNPESVNELYDLVADPHELSNRYTHPEFGEVRARLMRRLYELLRDRGDNFYHWMTSMYDIGTSDYDPSLSAFETDDTTWTAAADPGGTLTETP
- a CDS encoding family 43 glycosylhydrolase; protein product: MRRTRRTHSRFLPRWAAGAAALVWILTLASAPSHGAPSGPAAGSTRSRPAAATTYTNPVSKGAVDTFPDPAVIRGKDGLWYAYGTQNPVMQSKGEDGERMLPILRSADMVTWEYAGEVFTPANKPAWHQGSRLWAPDVRYAAGLYHLYYSVPGRNTVGLVTSATPTGPWTDRGAVLPSPSGCPAGNIDQAQFTDTDGTPYLYWGSYDTICVARMNADLTRTEGEVTQVARGRRVEGGFVVRRDDFYYLFYSDAGCCDGAYSGYQVKVGRSTSPTGPFTDDEGTDLMALTSKAGVVAGANGNRWIGPGHNSLQTDLAGQDWLVYHGIPTESPDLAPASNGTLKLTRRPMLVDRLDWIDGWPVVRAGAGPSDGPTAAPVTSPVAGGTFNDTGLKGWRTEGASGWSAATDPDARGYATHTPAGSGSGTSTSYLLAGGRAPAALRAEADLRVTSADGAAGLTVAHRDPGNRIVAWLDRTRGALVTDVRVGGRSRGEQVTALPSGFSWDTWNNVSVELRGTRLTAEVSGDRLRDPVAVQSRDLPAAAVREGAVGAVARGAGAAADNVGAAALYRPVTERVATAGPGPLLPGHSDEFDGASVPGTDAGSPWQWVRGPAAGVEVSGGALSWPTQDAELYLGDNTASVLLRDAPKGDYTVETKLRFAPDRAAQQAGLVLFENDDRWFKLVHSVLPLTNGNGAVLDVSEFGKEGERPTTTPPTAVANAPMFGGPTADTMWLRMAYHRDTAHGEHEVRASTSRDGVHWSAGGVWTLPVRGELRIGLVSHNRSGTTAEFDYVRTYAAP
- a CDS encoding discoidin domain-containing protein, which gives rise to MYAPPNLHRPLLALTGRRSGVLAVIAGLVLSLLAFVPQTSASAAPTLLSQGKTVTASSQENGGTPATAAVDGNTGTRWASAFSDPQWIKVDLGAAASVSQIVLRWEAAYSTGYRIEFSSDNSSWSTAYSTTTGPGGTETLNVSGTARYVRLTGTARATGYGHSLWEFQVFGTTGGGDPQIPGGGDLGPNVLVFDPSTPNIQAKVDTIFKQQESAQFGTGRYALMFKPGTYNNINAQIGFYTQIAGLGLKPDDTTFNGDVTVDAGWFNGNATQNFWRSAENLALNPVSGTNRWAVSQAAPFRRMHVKGGLNLAPNGYGWASGGYIADSKIDGQVGPYSQQQWYTRDSSIGSWGNGVWNMTFSGVEGAPAQSFPEPPYTTLNNTPVSREKPFLYLDGSAYKVFVPAKRTNARGVSWNGTPQGESIPLSQFYVVKPGATAQTINAAVRQGLHLLFTPGIYHVNEPIEINRANTVALGLGLATIIPDNGVTAIKVGDVDGVKLAGLLVDAGTQNSSVLVQVGPEGAAADHSANPTSLQDVFVRVGGAGAGKATTGMVVNSDDTIIDHTWLWRADHGDGVGWETNRSDYGLRVNGDDVLATGLFVEHFNKYDVQWYGENGKTIFFQNEKAYDAPNQAAIQNGDIKGYAAYKVGDSVTTHEGWGMGSYCYFNVDPTIRQQHGFQAPVKPGVKFHDLLVVSLGGQGQYEHVINNTGSPTSGTSTIPSQVVSFP